One genomic window of Clostridioides sp. ES-S-0054-01 includes the following:
- a CDS encoding amino acid permease yields the protein MEKGIKLGFWSIVLLGINAIIGSGIFGLPGDAYTDIGPASILVLVFCMFLAVSIALCFAEAGSWFDTDGGPYLYAKEAFGDFIGFEVGFMKWIVSMIAWATMANFFAVTLSSVWPQAAEPLTKNIIIGILVVGLGIINFMGMKQSKHLNNIMTIGKLLPIVLFIAVGLFFIKGSNFTPFVIIQKGQSASSAFVAVSITLFYAFTGFESLAVAAKDMENPKKNVPKALVMVMFVVSVIYMLILGISIGVLGNGLAGSATPVADAAIKMLGPVGGYIITIGTIVSVGGINIASSIFTPRSAAALVEQGLMPKSIRKTNKNGAPYIAIIVSVIGTLLIAWSGSFTTLSQISVVSRFIQYIPTCLAVLILRKKYAGKDVNFRIPGGAIIPIFAVIISILLLIKAGIDEPMKIVWGLGGMIIVVPIYFYMTKVYSKKYNDVEVK from the coding sequence ATGGAAAAAGGCATTAAGTTAGGTTTTTGGAGTATTGTATTATTAGGAATCAATGCAATAATAGGGTCAGGTATATTTGGGTTACCTGGCGATGCTTATACAGATATAGGTCCAGCAAGTATATTAGTATTAGTTTTTTGTATGTTTTTAGCTGTTTCTATTGCTTTATGTTTTGCTGAAGCAGGTAGTTGGTTTGATACTGATGGTGGACCATATCTTTATGCAAAAGAGGCGTTTGGAGATTTTATTGGATTTGAAGTTGGATTTATGAAGTGGATAGTTAGTATGATTGCTTGGGCCACTATGGCAAATTTCTTTGCTGTAACACTATCATCTGTATGGCCTCAAGCAGCAGAACCACTTACTAAGAATATAATAATTGGTATATTAGTTGTAGGGCTTGGGATTATAAACTTTATGGGAATGAAACAATCTAAGCATTTAAACAATATAATGACTATAGGAAAATTATTACCAATAGTTTTATTTATAGCTGTAGGATTATTTTTTATAAAAGGTTCTAATTTTACACCATTTGTAATAATACAAAAAGGTCAAAGTGCATCATCAGCTTTTGTAGCAGTATCCATAACTTTATTTTATGCTTTTACAGGATTTGAATCTTTAGCTGTTGCAGCAAAAGATATGGAGAATCCTAAGAAAAATGTACCTAAAGCATTGGTAATGGTAATGTTTGTGGTATCAGTAATATATATGCTTATACTGGGAATAAGTATAGGCGTATTAGGCAATGGATTAGCAGGGTCAGCTACTCCTGTTGCAGATGCTGCTATTAAGATGTTGGGTCCTGTAGGTGGGTATATAATTACAATAGGAACTATAGTATCTGTTGGAGGTATAAATATTGCATCATCTATATTTACACCAAGGTCTGCTGCTGCTTTGGTTGAACAAGGATTAATGCCTAAGTCTATAAGAAAAACTAATAAAAATGGAGCTCCGTATATAGCAATTATAGTATCTGTTATAGGAACTCTACTAATAGCGTGGTCGGGTTCATTTACAACATTATCTCAAATAAGTGTTGTATCTAGATTTATTCAATATATTCCTACCTGCTTAGCTGTATTAATATTAAGAAAGAAGTATGCTGGTAAAGATGTAAATTTTAGGATACCTGGAGGAGCGATTATACCAATATTTGCAGTTATTATAAGTATATTATTACTAATAAAAGCAGGTATCGATGAACCTATGAAGATAGTTTGGGGATTAGGTGGAATGATAATTGTAGTTCCTATATATTTCTATATGACTAAAGTATACTCAAAGAAATATAATGATGTTGAAGTCAAATAA
- a CDS encoding alpha,alpha-phosphotrehalase, which produces MKNWWKKATVYQIYPKSFKDSNNDGIGDINGIIEKLDYLSFLGVDLLWLTPMYVSPQRDNGYDIEDYYNIDPRYGTISDFEKLLKEAHKRDIKIMMDMVLNHTSTEHKWFKESKKSKDNPYRDYYFWKDTKPDGSVPNNWISRFSGTAWKYDETTNQYYLHLFEETQADLNWENEKVREECYKILEFWADKGIDGFRLDVVNLLSKTPGLPDDPITGPKGDGRTHYADGPRIHEYLHNMNQKVFKPKNIVTVGEMSSTTPEECINYTRENREELSMVFSFHHMKTDYKGGVKWTNKMFSLDKLRKAQSDFQYKMYEGKGWNALFYSNHDQPRALSRFGDDRFFRQESAKMLAITLFGLQGTTYIYQGEEIGMTNAYFTKIDEYDDAESKNAYYDMIKSGIDEREALIILQQKSRDNARTPMQWDNTIYKGFSNHKPWLKVNNDNISVENELKDSRSVFYTYQRLIKYRKQYDIFTEGNYRLLDENHKNLFIYEREYKNQNLLVISNFTHDNVVYKLPETYLNKLNYTILETNYTRGTIESEMEIKPYESIMIYYK; this is translated from the coding sequence ATGAAAAATTGGTGGAAAAAAGCAACTGTCTATCAAATATATCCAAAAAGTTTTAAAGATAGCAACAATGATGGTATAGGTGATATAAATGGTATTATAGAAAAGTTAGATTATCTTTCTTTTTTAGGTGTTGATTTATTATGGTTGACTCCTATGTATGTTTCACCTCAAAGAGATAATGGGTATGATATAGAAGATTATTATAATATAGACCCAAGATATGGCACAATAAGCGACTTTGAAAAACTCTTAAAAGAAGCTCATAAAAGAGACATAAAAATAATGATGGATATGGTTTTAAACCATACATCTACTGAACATAAGTGGTTCAAAGAATCTAAAAAAAGCAAAGACAATCCATATCGTGATTATTATTTCTGGAAGGACACTAAACCTGATGGTTCTGTCCCTAATAACTGGATATCTAGATTTAGTGGAACTGCTTGGAAATACGATGAGACTACGAATCAATACTACTTACATTTATTTGAAGAAACTCAAGCTGATTTAAACTGGGAAAATGAAAAAGTCCGTGAAGAATGTTACAAAATACTAGAATTTTGGGCTGATAAAGGTATTGATGGTTTTCGTTTAGATGTAGTCAACCTATTATCTAAAACACCTGGATTACCTGATGACCCTATAACAGGTCCAAAAGGAGATGGAAGAACTCACTACGCTGATGGTCCTCGTATACATGAATATTTGCATAACATGAATCAAAAAGTTTTCAAACCTAAAAACATAGTTACTGTAGGTGAAATGTCATCTACTACACCCGAAGAGTGTATTAATTATACTAGAGAAAATCGAGAAGAATTATCTATGGTTTTCAGCTTCCATCATATGAAAACAGACTATAAAGGAGGCGTAAAATGGACTAATAAAATGTTTTCTTTAGATAAATTAAGAAAAGCACAATCTGACTTCCAATATAAAATGTATGAAGGAAAAGGATGGAATGCTCTATTTTACTCTAATCATGACCAACCTAGAGCTTTATCTAGATTTGGAGATGATAGATTTTTTCGTCAAGAAAGTGCTAAGATGTTAGCTATAACACTATTTGGTTTACAGGGTACTACCTACATATATCAGGGTGAAGAAATAGGTATGACAAATGCCTACTTTACTAAAATAGATGAATATGATGATGCCGAAAGTAAGAATGCATACTATGATATGATTAAATCTGGTATTGATGAAAGGGAAGCATTGATTATACTTCAACAAAAATCTAGAGATAACGCTCGTACTCCTATGCAATGGGATAATACTATTTATAAGGGATTTTCTAATCATAAACCTTGGTTAAAAGTTAATAATGACAATATTAGTGTAGAAAATGAACTTAAGGATTCTCGTTCAGTATTTTACACTTATCAAAGATTAATAAAATATCGTAAGCAATATGATATTTTTACAGAAGGTAATTACAGATTGTTAGATGAAAATCATAAAAATCTATTTATTTATGAAAGAGAATATAAAAACCAAAATCTCCTTGTTATAAGTAACTTTACTCATGATAATGTAGTGTATAAATTACCTGAAACTTATTTGAATAAATTAAACTACACGATACTTGAAACCAATTATACTAGAGGTACAATTGAGAGTGAAATGGAAATAAAACCTTACGAAAGTATAATGATATATTATAAATAA
- the ascB gene encoding 6-phospho-beta-glucosidase — translation MALRKDFLWGGATAANQCEGGYKEGGRGLANVDVTPQGKDRFPVLAGKMKMFECDDEHYYPAHEAIDMYHNYKDDIKLFAEMGFKCYRMSIAWTRIFPTGIEEVPNEEGLKFYEDLFDECLKYGIEPLVTICHFDVPMYLVEKYGAWRNRKLVDLYVKYCEAIFTRFKDKVKYWLTFNEINMILHLPFIGAGLYIAEGENEEQTKYQAAHHQLVASALATKLAHDINPEFKIGCMLAAGNTYANTCNPLDVWKSIEKDRENYFFIDVQSRGEYPRYALKELERKGIDIVMEEDDKKILKENTVDFISFSYYSSRLTSADPEVNILTEGNVFASLKNPYLDASEWGWQIDPLGLRITMNSLYDRYQKPLFIVENGLGAVDTPDENGNINDDYRIDYLRAHIKAMIDAVELDGVELLGYTPWGCIDLVSASTGEMKKRYGFIYVDKDNDGNGTLKRSKKKSFDWYKKVIASNGKELE, via the coding sequence ATGGCACTTAGAAAAGATTTTTTATGGGGTGGAGCAACAGCCGCAAATCAATGTGAGGGTGGATATAAAGAAGGTGGCAGAGGTCTTGCTAATGTTGATGTTACACCACAGGGAAAAGATAGATTTCCAGTTTTGGCTGGGAAAATGAAAATGTTTGAATGTGATGATGAGCATTATTACCCAGCACATGAAGCAATAGATATGTATCACAATTACAAAGATGATATAAAATTGTTTGCAGAGATGGGCTTTAAATGTTATCGTATGTCAATAGCATGGACTAGAATATTTCCAACAGGAATTGAGGAGGTTCCAAATGAAGAGGGACTAAAATTCTATGAAGATTTATTTGATGAGTGTTTAAAGTATGGGATAGAACCACTTGTAACAATTTGCCACTTTGATGTTCCTATGTATTTAGTAGAAAAATATGGAGCATGGAGAAATCGCAAATTAGTAGATTTATATGTAAAATATTGCGAAGCTATATTTACAAGATTCAAAGACAAGGTGAAGTATTGGCTAACATTTAATGAAATAAATATGATACTTCATTTACCATTTATAGGTGCAGGGCTATATATAGCAGAAGGTGAAAATGAAGAACAAACAAAATACCAAGCTGCTCATCATCAATTAGTTGCAAGTGCATTAGCTACTAAACTAGCTCATGACATAAATCCAGAATTTAAAATAGGGTGTATGTTAGCAGCAGGAAACACTTATGCAAACACTTGTAACCCATTAGATGTATGGAAATCTATAGAAAAAGATAGGGAAAACTACTTTTTTATAGATGTACAATCTCGTGGAGAATATCCAAGATATGCACTAAAAGAATTGGAGCGAAAAGGAATAGATATAGTGATGGAAGAAGATGATAAAAAGATACTTAAAGAGAACACAGTAGATTTTATATCGTTCTCATATTATTCATCAAGACTTACAAGTGCAGACCCTGAAGTAAATATTTTAACAGAAGGAAATGTTTTTGCAAGTCTTAAAAATCCATACTTAGATGCGAGTGAGTGGGGATGGCAAATAGACCCACTAGGGCTTAGAATAACTATGAACTCTTTATATGACCGCTATCAAAAACCATTATTTATAGTTGAAAATGGACTAGGAGCAGTAGATACTCCAGATGAAAACGGCAATATAAATGATGATTATAGAATTGATTATTTACGTGCTCATATAAAAGCTATGATAGATGCCGTTGAATTAGATGGTGTAGAATTATTAGGATATACTCCGTGGGGATGTATTGACTTAGTAAGTGCTAGTACTGGAGAAATGAAAAAGCGTTATGGATTTATATATGTAGATAAAGATAATGATGGAAATGGAACTTTAAAACGCAGTAAAAAGAAGAGTTTTGACTGGTATAAAAAAGTGATAGCATCAAATGGTAAAGAATTAGAATAG
- a CDS encoding PTS glucose transporter subunit IIA, which yields MRKYEQLSKDIIANIGGKENISSLSHCITRLRFKLKDESIANDDVLKKMDGVVTVMKSAGQYQVVIGNHVPDVYEVVCDLAGLGGDAIDNSDSDVPKGLLNKFIDIISGVFQPILGVLCAAGMIKGFNSVFTALGLYGETDGAYIMLNAIGDAMFQYMPIILGYTAAKKFKLKPFIGMLIGAVLCYSGIQLDTLASTGQPLYSLFTGTIFESPVYITFLGLPVIAMNYTSTVVPVILIVLLASKLEKVFAKIIPNVVKNFFVPMAVLLVSLPLGFMVIGPIATYASNIVGNGFLALFNFSSILYGVLIGLLWQVLVIFGLHWGLVPIAISNVMTMGFDTILVGAFVPSFAQTAVVAAMYFKLKDKKIKELCIPAIISGICGVTEPAIYGITLPRKTPFIYSCIGGAVAGAVMGIMNVKSYVIGGLGIFGIPNYINPTTGDMAGVYATIIAIVVAIVVGFVLTFFLWKDDTIVEISEDDNGQGVVEKNKREVVYSPIRGEVKALEQMQDAAFSTGVLGKGVAITPKEGKVVAPFDGTVMTLFPTKHAIGIISDNGCELLIHIGLNTIQLEGKYFKSFVNQGDKIQKGQTLITFDIENISKEGYCLETPVVVTNYSDYVDIIENTQKYVNSSQELITVLA from the coding sequence ATGAGAAAGTATGAGCAATTATCAAAAGACATTATTGCTAACATTGGTGGAAAGGAGAATATTAGCAGTTTATCTCACTGTATAACGAGACTACGTTTTAAGTTAAAAGATGAGTCAATAGCAAATGATGATGTACTAAAAAAGATGGATGGTGTAGTTACTGTAATGAAAAGTGCAGGTCAATACCAAGTAGTTATTGGTAACCATGTTCCAGATGTTTATGAAGTTGTGTGCGATTTGGCTGGATTAGGAGGGGATGCAATAGATAATTCAGATTCAGACGTACCAAAAGGATTACTTAATAAGTTTATAGACATAATATCAGGAGTTTTTCAACCAATACTAGGAGTATTGTGTGCTGCTGGTATGATAAAAGGATTCAATTCAGTATTTACAGCACTGGGTTTGTATGGAGAAACTGATGGTGCATATATTATGTTAAATGCAATTGGAGATGCGATGTTCCAGTATATGCCGATAATTCTTGGATATACAGCTGCCAAGAAATTCAAACTAAAACCATTTATCGGTATGCTTATAGGTGCAGTTTTATGCTATTCAGGTATTCAATTAGATACTCTAGCATCTACAGGTCAACCTTTATACAGTTTATTTACTGGAACAATATTTGAATCACCAGTATATATAACTTTCTTAGGACTACCAGTAATAGCAATGAACTACACTTCAACAGTAGTTCCAGTAATTTTAATAGTATTATTAGCATCTAAGTTAGAAAAAGTGTTTGCTAAAATAATACCAAATGTAGTAAAGAATTTCTTTGTACCAATGGCAGTTTTACTAGTTTCTTTACCCTTGGGATTTATGGTTATAGGACCTATAGCTACCTATGCTTCCAATATAGTTGGGAATGGATTTTTAGCATTATTTAATTTCTCATCAATTTTATATGGTGTATTAATTGGTTTATTATGGCAAGTGCTTGTAATATTTGGACTACATTGGGGGCTAGTACCAATAGCTATTTCAAACGTTATGACTATGGGGTTTGATACAATATTAGTGGGAGCATTTGTACCATCTTTTGCACAAACAGCAGTAGTAGCAGCAATGTACTTTAAATTAAAAGATAAGAAAATAAAAGAGTTGTGTATACCTGCAATTATTTCAGGGATATGTGGTGTAACAGAGCCTGCAATATATGGAATAACTTTACCAAGAAAAACACCATTCATATATAGTTGTATAGGTGGTGCTGTAGCAGGAGCTGTAATGGGAATAATGAATGTAAAAAGTTATGTAATAGGTGGACTTGGAATATTTGGTATACCTAATTATATAAATCCAACAACTGGAGATATGGCAGGTGTTTATGCAACGATAATAGCAATAGTAGTAGCTATTGTAGTAGGATTTGTGTTAACATTCTTTCTTTGGAAAGATGATACTATAGTAGAAATTTCTGAAGATGATAATGGGCAAGGCGTTGTAGAAAAAAACAAAAGAGAAGTAGTATATAGCCCAATAAGAGGAGAAGTAAAGGCTTTGGAACAAATGCAAGATGCAGCATTTTCAACAGGTGTATTGGGAAAAGGTGTAGCAATAACACCCAAAGAAGGAAAAGTAGTAGCACCATTTGATGGGACTGTAATGACTTTATTTCCTACAAAACATGCAATAGGAATTATATCTGATAATGGTTGTGAACTACTTATACATATAGGGTTAAATACTATTCAGTTAGAAGGTAAATATTTCAAATCTTTTGTTAATCAAGGAGATAAGATTCAAAAAGGTCAGACCTTAATAACTTTTGATATAGAAAATATATCAAAAGAAGGATATTGCTTAGAAACACCAGTAGTTGTTACAAATTACTCTGATTATGTGGATATTATAGAAAATACACAAAAGTATGTAAATAGTAGCCAAGAATTGATAACTGTTCTAGCGTAA
- a CDS encoding gamma-glutamyl-gamma-aminobutyrate hydrolase family protein — MKKVVKKKYPVIGISGNLLIDEGGMFPGYERAYVNNDYIQSVVMCKAIPYIVPIVYDDEIIKEQVSNIDALILSGGQDINPLIWKEEPHNKLGAISPKRDVFDMKLLKHALDMKKPVLGICRGEQIINVAEGGSLYQDLSLIEGAYIKHNQQHLSNVPTHTAQIKEGTKLYEILGEKEILVNSFHHLVVNEVAPGYIVSATAKDGLIEAIEKEGSEFVIGIQWHPEMMTRDYDNMKKIFMAIVKEASK; from the coding sequence GTGAAGAAAGTGGTTAAAAAGAAATATCCAGTGATAGGAATATCAGGTAATTTATTAATTGATGAGGGGGGAATGTTTCCTGGCTATGAAAGGGCTTATGTAAATAATGACTATATACAATCAGTCGTTATGTGTAAAGCTATACCATATATTGTACCGATTGTATATGATGATGAGATTATAAAGGAGCAAGTATCTAATATAGATGCGCTTATACTATCTGGAGGACAAGATATAAATCCACTTATATGGAAAGAGGAACCTCATAATAAGCTAGGTGCAATATCACCAAAAAGAGATGTTTTTGATATGAAACTATTAAAACATGCTTTAGATATGAAAAAACCCGTTTTAGGTATATGTAGAGGAGAACAAATTATAAATGTAGCTGAGGGAGGTAGTTTATATCAAGATTTATCTCTAATTGAAGGAGCATATATTAAACACAATCAGCAACATTTATCTAATGTACCTACACATACAGCACAGATAAAGGAGGGTACAAAGTTATATGAAATATTAGGCGAAAAAGAAATTTTAGTTAATAGTTTTCATCACTTAGTTGTCAATGAAGTAGCTCCAGGATATATTGTTTCAGCTACAGCTAAAGATGGTTTAATTGAAGCTATAGAAAAGGAGGGAAGTGAGTTTGTAATAGGGATACAATGGCATCCAGAAATGATGACTAGAGATTATGATAATATGAAAAAAATATTTATGGCAATAGTTAAAGAAGCATCTAAATAA
- a CDS encoding glycoside hydrolase family 1 protein, giving the protein MAFKKDFLWGGATAANQCEGAWNVDGKGPSCSDMCTGGSHTVSKRITRIIEEGTFYPSHEAIDFYHRYKEDIALFAEMGFKVFRFSIAWTRIFPTGMEKEPNEAGLKFYENVIDECLKYNIEPLITISHYEVPFAITEKYNGWVSREVIGLYMNYCETIFKRYKGKVKYWLTFNEINSATMPMGGYLSQGILNEGTTDFINQVDIPQLRFQGLHHQFVASAKAVKLAHEVDSNYQVGCMQIFATMYPYTCNPDDVVKTQRDSRVMNYFCGDVQVRGEYPTYMNRYFGENNIEIKVEKGDLEILKEGCVDFYTFSYYMSTCVSSNSKEANTSGNILGGVKNPYLKSSEWGWQIDPKGLRYALNEIYDRYRIPMMVVENGLGAYDKKEPNGVINDDYRIEYLKEHIEQMKEAVEDGVDLFGYTPWGCIDLVSASTGEMAKRYGFIYVDKYDDGSGDLSRIKKKSFNWYKQVIESNGEKL; this is encoded by the coding sequence ATGGCATTTAAAAAAGATTTTTTATGGGGTGGAGCAACAGCTGCAAATCAATGTGAAGGAGCTTGGAATGTAGATGGGAAAGGTCCATCTTGCTCAGATATGTGTACAGGAGGTTCTCATACAGTAAGTAAAAGAATAACAAGAATTATAGAAGAAGGGACGTTCTATCCAAGTCATGAAGCAATAGATTTTTATCACAGATATAAGGAAGATATAGCTTTATTTGCAGAAATGGGATTTAAGGTATTTAGATTTTCAATAGCATGGACTAGAATATTTCCAACTGGAATGGAGAAAGAACCAAATGAAGCAGGGCTTAAGTTTTATGAGAATGTAATAGATGAATGTTTAAAATATAATATAGAACCATTAATAACAATATCTCACTATGAAGTACCCTTCGCAATAACAGAGAAATACAATGGATGGGTTTCAAGAGAGGTAATAGGCTTATATATGAATTACTGTGAAACAATATTTAAAAGATACAAAGGAAAAGTAAAATATTGGTTAACATTTAATGAAATAAATTCAGCTACTATGCCTATGGGAGGATACTTATCGCAGGGGATATTAAATGAAGGGACTACAGATTTTATAAACCAAGTAGATATACCTCAACTTCGTTTTCAAGGGTTACATCATCAATTTGTAGCAAGTGCTAAGGCTGTTAAGTTAGCTCATGAAGTAGATTCAAATTACCAAGTTGGATGTATGCAAATATTTGCAACAATGTATCCTTATACTTGTAATCCAGATGATGTAGTTAAAACTCAAAGAGACAGTAGAGTAATGAATTATTTCTGTGGAGATGTACAAGTGCGTGGCGAATATCCAACTTATATGAATAGGTATTTTGGAGAAAATAATATTGAAATAAAAGTGGAAAAAGGAGATTTAGAAATTTTAAAAGAAGGTTGTGTAGATTTCTATACATTTAGTTACTATATGTCTACATGTGTAAGTAGTAATTCTAAAGAAGCTAATACAAGTGGCAATATATTAGGTGGAGTAAAAAATCCATATCTTAAGTCTAGTGAATGGGGCTGGCAAATAGACCCTAAAGGACTTAGATATGCACTAAATGAAATTTACGATAGATATAGAATACCTATGATGGTAGTTGAAAATGGTTTAGGAGCTTACGATAAAAAAGAACCTAATGGAGTAATAAATGATGACTATCGTATAGAATATTTAAAAGAGCATATAGAGCAAATGAAGGAAGCTGTAGAAGATGGTGTTGATTTATTTGGATATACTCCATGGGGATGCATAGACTTAGTAAGTGCATCTACTGGTGAGATGGCTAAGAGATATGGATTTATATACGTAGATAAGTATGATGATGGAAGTGGAGACTTATCTAGGATTAAGAAGAAGAGTTTTAACTGGTATAAACAAGTAATAGAATCTAATGGTGAAAAGTTATAG
- a CDS encoding sigma 54-interacting transcriptional regulator, producing the protein MKTIAVVTDGLSKLECFLNKNLELIFKDKVIIKNYYLNKITEKESIKGDIILVMIDDRVLKIKKYVKDVSKIITINRSIKQKEIYKLFSLPEGIDVLVVNDNSHTILETISNLCNIGINHLNFIPYNPNEEYRNIKIAITPGEADLVPKYIEEVIDLGHRYIDSSTFIQIIAKLKLDDKEITDRLIKYTDEVISLYSGINTKYKELTIKTDELNSIINLSNLGMAMVSDKGNVIICNNSLSDILDIQGDIIGKNIDELENENIKKIFRLSKAHDEVIKLNNKYLNVNKYNIESFGKVTGYYFCIQEITYIRKLEQNLSRKLREKGQVARYTFDDIKTVSLKMERTKDLGMKIAESDYTVLITGESGTGKELMAQSIHNASPRHSQPFIAINCAAMPENLLESELFGYEEGAFTGALRGGKKGLFEQANNGTIFLDEIGDMPIYLQSKLLRVLQENQVMRVGGENVIDIDVRVIAATNKNLLEMIKEDRFRADLYYRINVLPINIPPLRERKEDIEFMLKYFMKRKKKISQDVEDIINSYQWPGNIRELKNTAMYINIMSSEYTILINDLPHNLLNITEDYSKEISILKDRTSIEKVKLVMKCLRNANNLNKNIGRNSIVNLINELGYGITEGEVRGILNILKELDLIICESGRKGSELNRRGKNILNII; encoded by the coding sequence ATGAAAACAATAGCAGTAGTAACTGATGGTCTATCTAAATTAGAATGTTTTTTAAATAAAAATCTAGAACTGATATTTAAAGATAAAGTAATAATAAAAAACTATTATTTAAATAAAATAACAGAAAAGGAATCGATAAAAGGTGACATAATATTAGTAATGATAGATGATAGAGTATTAAAAATAAAAAAATATGTAAAAGATGTCTCAAAAATAATAACTATAAATAGGAGTATAAAGCAAAAGGAGATATACAAGTTATTTTCATTACCAGAAGGAATAGATGTATTAGTAGTAAATGACAATAGTCATACTATATTGGAAACAATATCTAATCTATGTAATATAGGAATAAATCACTTAAATTTTATACCATATAATCCTAATGAAGAATATAGAAACATTAAGATAGCTATAACGCCAGGAGAGGCAGATTTAGTTCCTAAATATATAGAAGAAGTTATTGATTTAGGGCATAGATATATTGATAGTTCAACCTTTATTCAAATAATAGCAAAACTCAAATTGGATGATAAGGAAATTACTGATAGGTTAATTAAGTATACAGATGAAGTGATTAGTTTATATTCGGGAATAAATACTAAATATAAGGAACTTACTATAAAAACAGATGAATTAAATTCCATAATAAACTTGTCAAACTTAGGTATGGCAATGGTATCAGATAAGGGAAACGTAATTATCTGTAATAATAGTTTAAGTGATATACTAGATATTCAAGGTGATATTATAGGAAAAAATATAGATGAATTAGAGAATGAGAATATTAAAAAGATTTTTAGGTTAAGTAAGGCACATGATGAAGTTATAAAGCTTAATAATAAATATTTAAATGTAAATAAATATAATATAGAAAGTTTTGGAAAGGTTACTGGATATTATTTTTGTATTCAAGAAATAACTTACATAAGAAAATTAGAACAAAACTTATCAAGGAAGCTTAGAGAAAAGGGTCAAGTGGCTAGATATACTTTTGATGATATAAAAACAGTATCACTGAAGATGGAAAGAACTAAGGACTTAGGTATGAAAATAGCTGAATCTGATTATACAGTTCTTATAACTGGAGAAAGTGGAACAGGAAAAGAACTAATGGCTCAGTCTATTCATAATGCATCACCAAGGCATAGTCAACCATTTATAGCAATAAACTGTGCAGCTATGCCAGAAAATCTACTTGAAAGTGAACTTTTTGGATATGAAGAAGGTGCTTTTACAGGAGCTTTAAGGGGAGGTAAAAAAGGCTTATTTGAACAGGCTAATAACGGAACTATATTTTTAGATGAGATAGGGGACATGCCTATATACTTACAAAGCAAATTACTTAGGGTATTACAAGAAAATCAAGTCATGAGAGTTGGAGGAGAAAATGTAATAGATATTGATGTTAGAGTAATTGCAGCTACAAATAAAAATTTGTTAGAAATGATAAAAGAAGATAGATTTAGAGCAGATTTATATTATAGGATAAATGTATTGCCTATAAACATACCACCTTTAAGAGAGAGAAAAGAAGACATAGAATTTATGTTAAAGTATTTTATGAAAAGAAAGAAGAAAATTAGTCAAGATGTTGAAGATATTATTAATTCATATCAATGGCCAGGTAACATAAGAGAGTTAAAAAATACAGCTATGTATATTAATATTATGAGCTCTGAGTATACTATTTTAATTAATGATTTACCTCATAATTTACTAAATATAACTGAGGATTATAGTAAAGAAATAAGTATATTAAAAGATAGAACATCTATAGAAAAAGTAAAATTAGTAATGAAATGCTTAAGAAATGCTAATAATCTTAATAAAAACATTGGAAGAAATAGTATTGTCAATTTAATAAATGAATTAGGTTATGGTATAACTGAAGGTGAGGTAAGGGGGATACTTAATATCCTTAAAGAGTTAGATTTAATAATATGTGAATCAGGTCGAAAGGGAAGCGAATTAAATAGAAGAGGTAAAAATATATTAAATATTATTTAA